The Arabidopsis thaliana chromosome 5, partial sequence genomic interval CTTAGCTGCTATTGCGAGAAGCAATGGTAAAACCGCTTTGCACTCTGCAGCTAGGAACGGGCACACGGTGATTGTGAAGAAGTTGATTGAAAAGAAGGCTGGTATGGTTACAAGAGTCGACAAGAAAGGTCAAACCGCTCTTCATATGGCGGTTAAAGGACAAAACACTGAGATTGTGGATGTGTTGATGGAAGCAGATGGTTCGTTGATCAATTCCGCGGATAATAAAGGAAACACTCCATTGCATATAGCAGTCCGTAAAAACAGAGCAGAGGTAATCGTTGATCAATCTTTTAAGTTATTCTTGTTGCAGAAGTTAGAATCTTTCTTGTATTCTTTGCAGATTGTTCAGACAGTTTTAAAGTATTGTGAAGTCAGTAGAGTGGCGGTTAATAAATCAGGAGAAACAGCTCTTGATATCGCTGAGAAAACCGGACTACATGAGATCGTACCGCTTCTGCAAAAGATCGGTATGCAGAACGCAAGATCCATCAAGCCAGCTGAAAAAGTGGAACCATCAGGCTCTTCTAGGAAACTGAAAGAAACAGTTAGTGAAATAGGCCATGAGGTGCATACTCAGCTTGAACAAACCGGGAGAACGAGAAGAGAGATCCAAGGAATCGCTAAACGGGTCAACAAAATGCACACGGAAGGACTCAACAACGCGATAAACTCCACTACCCTAGTAGCCATTCTCATAGCAACCGTTGCTTTTGCAGCTATCTTCAACGTTCCAGGCCAGTACACGGACGACCCTAAAGACGTACCTCCAGGATATTCACTCGGAGAAGCAAGAGCAGCTCCAAGACCCGAGTTCTTGATATTCGTCGTGTTTGATTCTTTCGCGCTTTTCATCTCTTTAGCGGTGGTTGTGGTTCAGACATCAGTGGTGGTTATAGAGAGGAGAGCAAAGAAGCAAATGATGGCTATAATCAACAAGCTCATGTGGATGGCTTGCATTATGATCTCAGTAGCGTTCGTATCACTGTCTTTTGTTGTCgtgggagagaaagagaagcctTTGGCGGTTGGAGTAACCGCCATTGGAGCTTTGATCATGGTTTCAACACTAGGGACTATGTGTTATTGGGTGATTGCTAACCGGATTGAAGGATCTAAGTCATCTCCAGCTTCCATGATGTCAGATCCTGAGTTAGCTGATTCCAAACATAACCGGAAACTTTATGCGGTTTGATTAGAgtgaaacagaggatttagaaaatcattaaagaacagagagattttGTATCCAGATAATAAAAGAGATAACTCTTGTGTTTATAGTAGATTCTGTATATGTAACAAAAGGGAAATAGTATAAATCAATTTATAAGACTTTTACATGATAAATCATCAATGTTGACTTTGACTAGAGTCAACAAAAATGACGATGCCTATACAAAGAACAAGGGACGAGTAGACAAGAGCCGTCTCTTTAACTGTCTCCGGCATTATAATGACGATATTACCCTTTCTCGCCGCCGTATTCGTCCTCCAACTCCTCTCAACTCTCACGGTCGCGGAGATCAAGTCTTTCACTATCTCCAACGATTCTCGGCCAGTGATTCTCTTGGAGAAATTCGGTATTATTGAGATTGGTCATGTAACCgtctctgtttcctctgtttcagtATTGTCTCCGATTCTAGACTCgtcgaaattagggttctttgTTCTATCAGAAGAATCTCTTCCTCATGTACTCCTCGAGCTCCAGCAAAACTTTAGCTTCTGCGTTCTTGATTCACACTACATACTTCATTTCTTCACCTTCGTCGatctctctcctcctcctcgcTCCCAGTTCAGTAAATCTTATCCGATAACGTCTCCAAACGATTACTCTCTGTTCTTCGCTAATTGCGTACCAGAAACTAGGGTTTCGATGAAGGTCCACACGGAGATTTATCACGATCTATATCCAAACGGGTCAAGAGATTACTTACTAGCCGGGTCAGCCCAGTTACCGGGTTTGTATCTCGTCTTTTTTCTCTGTTACTTgagtttcctctgtttctggcTCTGTTTCTGCTGGAATCATAAGCAAATTGTTAAAAGGATTCACCTTTTAATGACGGCTCTGCTTCTAGTGAAATCTCTGACTCTGATTTGTGCTGCTGTGTATAAACACTACGTGAAAGTCACAGGCACAGCTCATGGCTGGAACATTGTTTTCTACATTTTCCAATTCATTAGTGTTGTTTTGCTCTTCATGGTGATTGTTCTAATCGGAAACGGTTGGTCTTTCTTGAAACCGAAGCTACATGTTAAGGAGAAGAAATTGTTGGTGATTGTTGTTCCGCTTCAGGTTTTAGCTAACATTGCTTCCATTGTGATTGGAGAGACTGGACCGTACACCCAAGATTGGGTGAGTTGGAACCAGATCTTCTTCCTAGCTGATATAACTTGCTGTTGTGCGATTGTATTCGCTATGGTTTGGTCCATGTGTTGTCTAAGAGAGACATCGAAAACCGATGGGAAAGCGGTAAAGAACTTAGCCAAGTTACCAGTTTTAAGGAAATTTTacgttttggttattggataTTTGTTCTTCACGAGGATCGTTGTGGTTGTTATGAAGATGAAAGCAGATTTTACGTATCAGTGGGTGAGCAATGCAGCTGAGGAAATTGCAACTCTTTCGTTttattgtttgatgttttatatgtt includes:
- the ANK1 gene encoding ankyrin-like1 gives rise to the protein MKEIKKTMTKQMTARRDDTPLHTAVREGKTDLLLEMIGEHDGVELKELLAEQNQSGETALYVAAEYGYTDMVKILMKHSDSVLAGTKAKNGFDAFHIAAKNGNLQVLDVLIEANPELSFTFDSSKTTALHTAASQGHGEIVCFLLDKGVDLAAIARSNGKTALHSAARNGHTVIVKKLIEKKAGMVTRVDKKGQTALHMAVKGQNTEIVDVLMEADGSLINSADNKGNTPLHIAVRKNRAEIVQTVLKYCEVSRVAVNKSGETALDIAEKTGLHEIVPLLQKIGMQNARSIKPAEKVEPSGSSRKLKETVSEIGHEVHTQLEQTGRTRREIQGIAKRVNKMHTEGLNNAINSTTLVAILIATVAFAAIFNVPGQYTDDPKDVPPGYSLGEARAAPRPEFLIFVVFDSFALFISLAVVVVQTSVVVIERRAKKQMMAIINKLMWMACIMISVAFVSLSFVVVGEKEKPLAVGVTAIGALIMVSTLGTMCYWVIANRIEGSKSSPASMMSDPELADSKHNRKLYAV
- the ANK1 gene encoding ankyrin-like1, whose product is MKEIKKTMTKQMTARRDDTPLHTAVREGKTDLLLEMIGEHDGVELKELLAEQNQSGETALYVAAEYGYTDMVKILMKHSDSVLAGTKAKNGFDAFHIAAKNGNLQVLDVLIEANPELSFTFDSSKTTALHTAASQGHGEIVCFLLDKGVDLAAIARSNGKTALHSAARNGHTVIVKKLIEKKAGMVTRVDKKGQTALHMAVKGQNTEIVDVLMEADGSLINSADNKGNTPLHIAVRKNRAEVIVDQSFKLFLLQKLESFLYSLQIVQTVLKYCEVSRVAVNKSGETALDIAEKTGLHEIVPLLQKIGMQNARSIKPAEKVEPSGSSRKLKETVSEIGHEVHTQLEQTGRTRREIQGIAKRVNKMHTEGLNNAINSTTLVAILIATVAFAAIFNVPGQYTDDPKDVPPGYSLGEARAAPRPEFLIFVVFDSFALFISLAVVVVQTSVVVIERRAKKQMMAIINKLMWMACIMISVAFVSLSFVVVGEKEKPLAVGVTAIGALIMVSTLGTMCYWVIANRIEGSKSSPASMMSDPELADSKHNRKLYAV
- the Cand6 gene encoding Lung seven transmembrane receptor family protein (Lung seven transmembrane receptor family protein; LOCATED IN: endomembrane system, integral to membrane; EXPRESSED IN: 21 plant structures; EXPRESSED DURING: 13 growth stages; CONTAINS InterPro DOMAIN/s: Transmembrane receptor, eukaryota (InterPro:IPR009637); BEST Arabidopsis thaliana protein match is: Lung seven transmembrane receptor family protein (TAIR:AT5G18520.1); Has 463 Blast hits to 460 proteins in 94 species: Archae - 0; Bacteria - 0; Metazoa - 268; Fungi - 2; Plants - 160; Viruses - 0; Other Eukaryotes - 33 (source: NCBI BLink).) produces the protein MTILPFLAAVFVLQLLSTLTVAEIKSFTISNDSRPVILLEKFGIIEIGHVTVSVSSVSVLSPILDSSKLGFFVLSEESLPHVLLELQQNFSFCVLDSHYILHFFTFVDLSPPPRSQFSKSYPITSPNDYSLFFANCVPETRVSMKVHTEIYHDLYPNGSRDYLLAGSAQLPGLYLVFFLCYLSFLCFWLCFCWNHKQIVKRIHLLMTALLLVKSLTLICAAVYKHYVKVTGTAHGWNIVFYIFQFISVVLLFMVIVLIGNGWSFLKPKLHVKEKKLLVIVVPLQVLANIASIVIGETGPYTQDWVSWNQIFFLADITCCCAIVFAMVWSMCCLRETSKTDGKAVKNLAKLPVLRKFYVLVIGYLFFTRIVVVVMKMKADFTYQWVSNAAEEIATLSFYCLMFYMFRPIEKNEYCDVDDEEEIVELSLK